CGCCACGTCGTGCGCCGTGGGCGCGGGCTCCGCGCCGTCTTCCCCTCACGCCACCCCGGCGGTCGCTCCGTGGCACTTCTTGAACTTCTTGCCGGAGCCGCAGGGGCAGGGGTCGTTGCGGCCGACCTTCGCGGTCTTGCGCTCGACGGTCTCGATGCCCCCGCGCGCCGTCACGCCCGCCGCGGAGCGCGAGGCCGCGGCGAACACCTGCTCCTGCTCCCGCCGCCGGCGCTCCTCCTCCCTGCGCCGGTCCTCGTCGGTCATCGGCTCGAGGAGGAACAGGAACCGCACGGCGTCGTTCTCGATCTGCTCCTTCATGGTCGAGAACATGTCGAACGATTCCTTCTTGTACTCGACGAGCGGGTCGCGCTGGCCATAGGCCCTGAGGCCGATCCCGTCCTTGAGGTGGTCCATCGCGAGGAGGTGGTCCTTCCAGGACGAGTCGATGATCTGCAGCAGGATGTGCCGCTCGTACTGGCGCATCAGCTCCGAGCCGACCTTGGCCTCCTTCGCCGCGTAACGGGCCTCGAGCTTCTCCCAGACCGCGTCGGCGACCTGGTCCAGCTGGAGCTTAGGGAGGGCGATGCCCTCCCGCTCCGGCTCGGTTCCGAAGAAGTGGAGGACCTGCTGGCGGAAGGGCTCGATCTCCCACTCCACGGGGCTCTTGTGGACGCCGAGGTAGTCGTCCACGAGGACCTCGAGAATCTCGCGCGCCCTTCCCAGGAAGTACTCCGACTGCTCCTTCCCCGCGAGCAGGTCCCGGCGCAGCGCGTAGATCTCGTTCCTCTGCATGTTGTTGACGTCGTCGTACTCGAGGAGGTGCTTCCGGATCTCGAAGTTGCGCTCCTCGACCCGCTTCTGCGCCTTCTCGATGGCGCGGCTGACCATGCCGGACTCGATCGGCGCCCCCTCCTCCGTCCAGACCCTGTTCATCACGCGCTGGACGAACTCGGTGGCGAAGATCCTCATGAGGTCGTCTTCCAGCGAGAGATAGAAGCGGGAAGAGCCGGGATCCCCCTGCCGGCCGGCGCGGCCGCGCAGCTGGTTGTCGATCCGCCGCGACTCGTGTCGCTCGGTCCCGATGATGTGGAGGCCGCCGAGCGCCACGACCTTCTCGTGCTCCTCCCGGCAGGCGACCCGGGCACGTTCGAGCGCCTCGGCGTACGCCGCATCCCACTCGTCCTTCGGCGTCTCCCCCGGCTTCTGCCCCTTCAGGATCAGCTCCTGCCGGGCGAGGTACTCGGGGTTGCCGCCGAGGAGGATGTCGGTCCCTCGCCCGGCCATGTTCGTCGCGATGGTGACCTGGTTGATGCGCCCGGCCTGGGCGACGATCTCCGCCTCCATCTCGTGGTACTTCGCGTTGAGGACGACGTGCTTGATCCCCCGGCGGCGCAGCAGCCCCGAGAGCTTCTCGGACTTCTCGATCGAGATGGTCCCGACCAGGACCGGCTGGCCCCGCTTCTGGCAGTCGGCGATCTCCTCGACCGCCGCGTTCCACTTCTCGTCCTCCGTTCGGTAGAAGATGTCGGAGTTTTCGATCCGGATCAGCGTCCGGTTGGTGGGGACGACCACGACCTCGAGGTTGTAGATCTTGTCGAACTCCACCGCCTCGGTGTCCGCGGTGCCGGTCATCCCGGCGAGCTTGCCGTACATCCTGAAGTAGTTCTGGAAGGTGATGGTGGCGAGCGTCTGGTTCTCGCGCTCGATCTTCACCCCTTCCTTGGCCTCGACGGCCTGGTGGAGGCCGTCGCTCCAGCGACGCCCGGGCATGAGCCGCCCGGTGAACTCGTCGACGATGATCACCTCGCCGTCCTTGACCATGTAGTCCACGTCCCGCCGGAAGAGGACGTGGGCCTTCAGGGCCTGGCTGACGTGGTGGAGGACCTCCATGTTCGCAGGGTCGTACAGGTTCTCGATGCCCAGGAGCTGCTGGCAGTGCTCGACGCCGGTCTCGGTGAGGGTCACGGTCCGGGCCTTCTCGTCCACGATGTAGTCGCCGGTGTCCTCCTGCTCGTACTCCTTCCCTCCCTGGATCACCGCTCCCTTCCGGAGCCTCGGGACGATCCGATCGAGCTTGAAGTAGAGGTCGGTGGACTCCTCGGCCGGGCCGCTGATGATCAGCGGGGTCCGCGCCTCGTCGATCAGGATCGAGTCGACTTCGTCCACGATGCCGAACGCGTGGCCGCGCTGGACCATCGAGTCCAGCGTGAACTTCATGTTGTCGCGGAGGTAGTCGAACCCGAACTCGTTGTTCGTCCCGTACGTGATGTCGGCGCCGTACGCCGCCTGACGCTCCGGGTCGGTCAGGTCGTGCTGGACGCAGCCGACGGTCATCCCGAGGAACCGATAGATCCGGCCCATCCACTCCGCGTCGCGCCGCGCCAGGTAGTCGTTGACCGTGACGACGTGCGCGCCCTTGCCCGCCAGCGCGTTCAGGTACACGGGGAGCGTCGCCACGAGGGTTTTCCCCTCGCCGGTCTTCATCTCGGCGATCTTTCCCTCGTGGAGCACCATCCCGCCCACGAGCTGGACGTCGAAGTGCCGCATCTCCAGAACGCGGCGCCCGGCCTCGCGGACCACCGCGAACGCCTCGGGGAGGAGTTCGTCCAGGGTCTCGCCGCGCTCGAGGCGCCCCCGGAACTCGTCCTTCTTCGCGCGCAGGTCGTCGTCGGACAGCGAGCGGATCCCGGGCTCCAGCCCGTTGATCAGCTCCACCCTCGAGCGCATCCGCTTCAAGGTGCGCTCGTTCTTCGAGCCGACGATTTTCGTGAGGAGCATGTTGATCATCGAGCGATTCCCGCGGGACGGCGCCGGCGCGGCGCGTCGCGCAGGTCCTCCCCTAAGCATCGGCCAGTATAGGAGGCCGACCGGAGATTGGCTACGGCTCCGTCCCGATCCCCGGCGGGAGAGGCGCCGGCGGGTGGACGACATTGAAGAAGAGGCGGTCGACCGCCCGAAGCAGGGCGGCGTCGGTTCTCGCGACGCCTCCGCGAAGGGACAGGGGCAGGCGCAGGGCGCGGAGGAATCGGTCCGCCGTCCGGTCGGCGACGACGCCCGCGGCGGCCCAGCCGACGTCGTGCAGGGCGAGAAGCGCCGCGTAGGCCCGGGCGCCGCGGCGGTTCAGATCACGCCAGGTCCCGTCCCGCCTCACGGCGACGGCGCGGCCGATCACGCTCTGGCGGTCCACGGGCGGGTCGAGCGCGAGCACGCTGTCCCCCCGGGTCCTCAGGCAGGGCCGTCCGTCCGGATGCGTGGCGCGACCGAGCAGCCGGTGCACCGCGAGATAGCTGGCCTGCCGGAACACCAGGAGATCGCCGCGGCTCAGCTCTCCCGGCGCGAAGTCCACGCAGAGCACCGATCCCGGAGGCACCGTGGGCTTCATGCTCTCGCCCAGCACCCTCACGGTTCCCAGACGTCCGGCGCTCCCCATGAGAGCCACGGCGGCGTTCACGAGCGTCGAGGTCATCTCGTTTTGGGGGTTCACGAAGCCGGCTCGATAAGCCGACCCCCTCCGGACCTGCGGGGGGGCATGACCTTCAGGTCCGGAGGGGGCTCGACACTGACCAGGAGGAGGTCATGTCTACGCTTCCGATGAAAAGCAACTCCGGTGCCAATCCTGCGAATTTCAATTAGTCCGTGCTTCCGCGACATTAGCGATTCGCTCCCGCAGGGTACTGCCCTACCGTCGCTGCCAGGCTGACGTAGCGCGGCAACGCCGCGCGCCAGCATGGCGCGTGGCGCTCGAGGGCGCGCTCCCGCGACCTCAATCATCGGGGTCCCCCTCACCCTCTCGACGGGCCAGACGCTCGCGGATCTCGGCTTCGGCCGCTTTGACCTCGGCTTGCAGCAGGTTGATCTTCTCCATGATCGGATCGATCAGATCGGCGTGATCGAGCAGGTCGGCGTGGAGGCGCCGGTCCACGCCCACGATCCGCGCCGGGATCCCGACCACCGTGCAGTTGTCCGGAACGTCCCGCACCACCACCGACCCCGCCCCCACCTTGACGTTCTCCCCCAGGACGATGTCGCCCAGCACGGCCGCGCCGCATCCCACGACCACTCCGCGGCGGAGCGTCGGGTGGCGCTTCCCGCGCGTCTTGCCGGTGCCGCCCAGCGTGACGCCCTGATAGAGCGTGCACTGGTCCCCGATCACCGCGGTCTCTCCGACGACGGTTCCCATGCCGTGGTCGATGAACACGTCGCGTCCGATCGTCGCGCCGGGATGGATCTCGATCCCCGTCAGGAACCGCGCCGTGTGCGACACGAGGCGGGCCAGCGTTCGGAGCCGGAGGCGCGCGTGGAGGTAAT
This portion of the Terriglobia bacterium genome encodes:
- a CDS encoding S24/S26 family peptidase, whose protein sequence is MNPQNEMTSTLVNAAVALMGSAGRLGTVRVLGESMKPTVPPGSVLCVDFAPGELSRGDLLVFRQASYLAVHRLLGRATHPDGRPCLRTRGDSVLALDPPVDRQSVIGRAVAVRRDGTWRDLNRRGARAYAALLALHDVGWAAAGVVADRTADRFLRALRLPLSLRGGVARTDAALLRAVDRLFFNVVHPPAPLPPGIGTEP
- the cysE gene encoding serine O-acetyltransferase, producing MMFKYFDTVRQRDPAARSGLEILLAYPGVHALAAHRVAHYLHARLRLRTLARLVSHTARFLTGIEIHPGATIGRDVFIDHGMGTVVGETAVIGDQCTLYQGVTLGGTGKTRGKRHPTLRRGVVVGCGAAVLGDIVLGENVKVGAGSVVVRDVPDNCTVVGIPARIVGVDRRLHADLLDHADLIDPIMEKINLLQAEVKAAEAEIRERLARREGEGDPDD
- the secA gene encoding preprotein translocase subunit SecA, which codes for MINMLLTKIVGSKNERTLKRMRSRVELINGLEPGIRSLSDDDLRAKKDEFRGRLERGETLDELLPEAFAVVREAGRRVLEMRHFDVQLVGGMVLHEGKIAEMKTGEGKTLVATLPVYLNALAGKGAHVVTVNDYLARRDAEWMGRIYRFLGMTVGCVQHDLTDPERQAAYGADITYGTNNEFGFDYLRDNMKFTLDSMVQRGHAFGIVDEVDSILIDEARTPLIISGPAEESTDLYFKLDRIVPRLRKGAVIQGGKEYEQEDTGDYIVDEKARTVTLTETGVEHCQQLLGIENLYDPANMEVLHHVSQALKAHVLFRRDVDYMVKDGEVIIVDEFTGRLMPGRRWSDGLHQAVEAKEGVKIERENQTLATITFQNYFRMYGKLAGMTGTADTEAVEFDKIYNLEVVVVPTNRTLIRIENSDIFYRTEDEKWNAAVEEIADCQKRGQPVLVGTISIEKSEKLSGLLRRRGIKHVVLNAKYHEMEAEIVAQAGRINQVTIATNMAGRGTDILLGGNPEYLARQELILKGQKPGETPKDEWDAAYAEALERARVACREEHEKVVALGGLHIIGTERHESRRIDNQLRGRAGRQGDPGSSRFYLSLEDDLMRIFATEFVQRVMNRVWTEEGAPIESGMVSRAIEKAQKRVEERNFEIRKHLLEYDDVNNMQRNEIYALRRDLLAGKEQSEYFLGRAREILEVLVDDYLGVHKSPVEWEIEPFRQQVLHFFGTEPEREGIALPKLQLDQVADAVWEKLEARYAAKEAKVGSELMRQYERHILLQIIDSSWKDHLLAMDHLKDGIGLRAYGQRDPLVEYKKESFDMFSTMKEQIENDAVRFLFLLEPMTDEDRRREEERRRREQEQVFAAASRSAAGVTARGGIETVERKTAKVGRNDPCPCGSGKKFKKCHGATAGVA